The Candidatus Omnitrophota bacterium genome contains the following window.
TCGACAACCCCGGTCCGTTTCGGTCTGGACATCGTGTGGCTGGGACTTTTGCTGGCGCATTTGCGCACGGGTAAAATACGGTTTTTGATCGCGGCTGCCGTGTACAGCGGTGTGGCTTTGTATTACATGACCTCGACGGGTATCTGTGTTTTGCTGACATTCTATTTTTACGCGGCCGTGCTTTTATCAGTCCCGCATCTTAGGCAGCAATATTTTTCCACCAAACGCCTTCAAATGATCGCCGCGGCCTGCATCCCGCTGGCGGGTTTAAGCGCTTTTATTCTGTTCTGGCTGACCTTAGGGGGTCCTGTATGGGCAAAAACCTTTTGGCACAATATGACGGAATATCTGTCATTTTTCGCCCACGGCCACGCCGGCGGCGTTCTGCCCATTTATGAGAGCTTGAAATACCGACATTTCTGGGCCTCCTTCATGGGTTTTGCTTTGCCGCTGGCGTATCTGGCGACCCTTTTGATCGCCGGGGCCATGGTCTATTTGAAGAAAGTCCGCACGGAATATGTCCTGGCCGCCGTGATCGCGGTCTACGGCCTGGCCAATTACCAATATTATGTCGTGCGTTCGGCGCTCACGAGTTATTATATGAACGGCCTGCCGTTCGTTTTGCTTGCCGGTTTCTGGTTGAGCGTTTGGGTCCAACGCCTGGACGCCGCGGGACGGCGGCGCATCATTTGGGGGTCTTTGCTGTTGAGCGTTTACGCCCTGACCACTAACCACAATTACATCAGTTATCCGAACATGTTCAATTTTTCCCGCAACCCCATGGTGGACCTGACCGTGGCCCAGCGCTTTCCGGACCGGCAGGGGTATTTCAATCATCTGGTCAAGTCCATGAAGGAAGAGGACAAGCTCCCCGTGAATTCTTTGGGCGACACCGTTGAGGACATCCGCACCGAAGATGATTTCAAGTCGGATGGGGAATTGAAGGGCTATTTCCGTCATGAATTCGATTTCTCCGACGACGCAAAACTTGTCCGGTCCCTGACAGCCGAGGGACAGCGCGCCGCGGTTTTAAGCAGTTTTGAGACCAAGATCTTGATGCAGGCCCGGCGCCCGCCGTTCTTTTATCATTTACCGCTGTTGACGTCCCAGCCAATGCGTTTGAGGGCTTATCCGGCGGACGCAGGCCACAGCCCCAATTTTCTTAAAGACACCTTGAGCCAGTTGGAGGAGAACAAGCCGGAATATGTGTTTATGGAGAGGGTCTTCCTGCAGGACAAAATTCCCGTGTCTTATCAGGAGAGCAATGCCAATGTCGTTGCCATTGCCGCGTATATCCGCGATCATTATGCGCCGGGGCCCCGGGGGAAATACCTTGTGGCCATGAAACGCAAAGAATAAAGGAGACCATATGGCCACCATCGAGGAATTCAGGAAGGTTGAGCTGATCGTTGCCCAGATCAAGGAAGTCAAAGAGCACAGCAATGCCGACCGCTTGTATGTCGTGCAGGTGGACACAGGTAAGGATGTGCGTCAAGTCGTGGCCGGCATCCGCAAGGCCTATACGCCCGAGCAATTGGTCGGCCGGCGTGTTATCCTCGTCGCCAATTTGGAACCCGCGGTCATCCGCGGAGAGACCTCCAACGGCATGCTGTTGGCCGCTTCCGATGAGAACGGCATGGCCCTTTTGATGCCGGACAAGGATGTGGCTTTAGGCAGTATTGTGAAATGATCGAACAATTAAAACAATTCGTTCCCTCGCCGGTGTGTTTGCAATGCGACGGGTGTTGCCGGTTTAAGTCCGCGGATTCACCCTGGAGGCCCAAATTGGGCCCCGAAGAGTCCGCCGGCCTTGCGCTGAAGATCACCGGCAAGGACTGGCTTGATGATGACGGGCATATCCGCACCCTGCGCCATTGCGGAGAGAACCTGTGCCGTTTTTTCAATCCCGGTGACCACACCTGCCAGATCTACGACAACCGTCCTTTTGAATGCGCGCTGTATCCGTTCGTTCTTTCGCGTTCGTCCGAAGGTATGGATGTCTACGTTCATTTGAGCTGCCCGTATGTCCAGGACACCGAGGGGTCGGCCGTGCTGGACGGATACATCGGATATTTGAAAGAATATTTCCAGACCCCGGCGGTGCTGGATTTCCTTAAACGCAACGCGGCCTTGCTCCACGATTATTCTATATTTTTTTCTGAATTGCAGCATTTGTTCACCATTAAGGATTTGCGGCTGTGATATTGACCCAGGACCTGCTGGCCCATAAGCCCCTGTTCGATTTTTTTTTGGCCCGCGACGAACGCCGCGTGTCCTGCTATCATTTTTCCTCCGTTTTTGCCTGGCAGGATTTTTTCCGTTTCACCTTTGAGGTCATCCATGACCGTTTGTGCGTGTTCGCGCATCAGCCGCAGGGGTGTTTCCTGTATACGCCTCCCGTGGGCGGTGGGCTGGATATAGCGACGGTGGAAGAATGTTTCAAACGCATGGGCAAAAACCGTCTGGCGCGCGTGGAAAATATTTGCGATAACCAATTGCCCGCGCTCGTTTGCAAGGAGTATAATAGCCGTCACAAAGCGGATGAATACATTTACCGCAGGCAGGACATTGCGGGCCTGCGCGGCAACGCGTACAAGTCCCGGCGCCATGATGTGAATCTGGCGGTCAGGCAGTACCCGATCTTTGAGCAGTATGAGGACCGGTATTATCAGGGATGCATAGCCCTTTATGAACGCTGGGCCGCCCAACGTGCCCGTTGCCGTGATGAGGACGTTCACCGCGCCATGCTGGAGGATAATCGCCGTGTGCATGCCCTCGTGATCGCGCATGCCGGGGCGTTGGGGCTGATCGGGCGCGTGGTCATTATCGACGGGGAAGTGGCCGCGTACACGTTTGGATATCCGCAGAACGATCATACTTTTTGCGTGCTTTTTGAGGTCGCTGACCTCGCCAGGCCGGGGTTGGCGTCTTATATTTTTAACCGTTTGTGCGCGGACGAGGCCCTGGGCCCTTTCGAGTTCGTCAACGCCATGGATGATTTCGGCATGCCCGGCGTGGCCAGGGCCAAGGAATTGTTCCATCCCGTGCTGAAGGTTGCTTTGTATACCCTTACTGAAATTTAAGGATCTTTAACGTTGAAAATCCACAGCGCTGAAATTGTTGTTTTTGACGTGGAGACCACGGGTCTTTTTCCGCAGGACGGGGACCGCATCGTTGAGATCGCCGCGATGAAGGTCAAAGGGGGAAAGGTGGTGGACCAATTTTATTCCCTGGTCAACCCCAAACGGCCCATTCCGCCGGAGGCCACCAACATCAATCAGATCACCGAAGACATGGTCGCGGATGCTCCCACGGCTGACACGGTCCTGCCGAATCTCATCGATTTTATTTCCGGCGGCTGTGTGGCCGGGCACAATGCGCGTTTCGACATGGGGTTTTTGTGTTATGAACTGTCCTTATTCGGCCGGCGGCTTAAAGACGATACGCCCGTTGTGGACACGCTTAAGATGGCCAAGGGACTTCTGCCGTATTTGAGTAGTTATAAACTTTCTTATCTGGCGCGTTCCTTGGGGGTCACCGTCACCCAAACCCATCGCGCCATGGCGGACGTGGAATTGACCGTGGCCGTGCTTTTGCGGATGATGGAAATGGCCGCGGACAAGAATGCCGACGACGTAGGCACATTCCTCACCAAGTTCGGCGTTGAGAAACCGTTGTTCAAACTGGTCCAGGTCGCCCAGGACTCCCTGTTTTAATGAGCGTATGACTTATGGATCTTCTTCACCGGACCCTGCCCCTGAAGGCCGGCGCGTTTGAGATTTTCGCGGCCTTTAAGGACCGGCCGTACGCGTTTTTTTTAGACAGCGGCATTCAAACTCCTGCCGGACGTTTTTCTTTCATCGGTTTTTCCCCATCCAGCATCATCGAGGGACATCTCCTTCAAGACCTCGGGCGTTTGCGCGCGGCATTTGACAAGCACAAGGTCCAGGCCAAGGATTTTCCCCATCCTTTGCCCGGGGGCATGGTTGGTTACATCGGATATGACCGGAGGTTCTTTTTTGGTTTTTATGACACCATCATTGGCATCGATCACGCGGCAGGGGCCATCCACGTTACATCAACAGGATCGCCGCAACGGCTGCAGGAGATCTTACGCCTGCTGGACAACCCCCCCGTAATACCTTCCCGGCCTGTTTTGCCGCCGCTTGAATTGACAAGCAATTTTGACAAAGACGGGTATGCGGCCATCGTGCGCCGCGCGCTGGAACATATCCGTGCCGGGGACATTTATCAGATCAATTTGTCCCGCGAGATCCGCGCTTCCGGTACCGGCATTGATCCGATGGCTGTCTACGGGGCCCTGCGCCGTATTTCCCCGTCGGACCACAGCGCGTATTTCACCGACGGGAAAAACCATATTTTGAGCAGTTCCCCTGAGCAGTTCATCGCCGTCAACGGCAGGCGCGTGCGTGTCAGGCCCATGAAAGGCACGCGGCCGCGCGGGCAAACGCCCGTGGAGGATGCCCGTTTTCGCCGTCAGCTGGAGACGAGCGCCAAAGAGATCGCCGAACTTTTGATGGTCACCGACCTTGAGCGCAATGACCTGGGCCGGGTTTGCGATTACGGGTCGGTGCGCGTGTCCGAGATGCGCGCCATTGAAGAGTACGCGACCGTGTTCCAGGCCACATCCACCGTTGAGGGGACATTGCACCGCGGCTGCGACGGGTTTGATGTCCTTAAGGCGTGTTTTCCCAGCGGTTCCGTGACGGGCTGTCCCAAGATCGCGGCCATGACGATCATCGAGCGTTTGGAAACGGCCGGCCGCGGATCGTACACCGGGGCGTTGGGGTACATGAGTTTTACGGGAGACATGGATTTCAACGTTTTGATACGCACCCTCATCGTTGCCCCTGACGGCATCACCTTTAACGTCGGCGGGGGCATTGTCGCGGATTCCGATCCCTTCATGGAATATGAAGAGACCGTGCTCAAGGCCCGGGCCATGGCAAAGGCCCTGGGGATGCCATGACCATTTTTTTAGACGGCAAATATATTCAGCCCGACGACCAACTCCTGGACGATCTGACCCCGGGCCGCCGGCGTCTGCGCGGTGTGTTCGAAACCATGCGCGCCCGGCAAGGCCGTATCATTTTTTGTGACGAACATCTCCGGCGCCTGTCCGATGGGCTCAAATGCCTTGGCCTTGAAGATCCCCTGTCCCGTCGCCGCTGGAAAAACGTTCTGCGCCGATTGTTGGAACAAGGCCCTTGTGCGCATTCCCGGGTGCGCATTTTGGTGTGGCGCGAAGGCCGTTGTTTGCGTTATGCCGCGATGGCCCTCAAATACGAACCTCCTCCAATGTCACAATACCGCCGGGGAATAAGGGTCGTGACAGCGGCGACCCGCCGGAGGGCTTCTTTGCGGCACGCCAGGGTGAAGTCCTTGGACTATTTCCTTTTTGCCGACGCTTACCAACGGGCCGCGGCCTTAGGGTTTGACGAAGCCCTTTTACTCAACGCCCAAGGACACGTTTTCGAGGCCAGCCGGGCCAACATTTTTGTCCTGCACAACGGTGTTCTGCTGACACCGCCGCTGGGCAGCGGATGTCTTGACGGGATCATGCGCGGCCGCGTCATCCGTCAGGCCCTGCGGCACAAGATCCTGGTGCGCGAACGCAGTCTCACGGCCAAAGACGTCATCCATAGCGACGGCGCTTTCATCACCAACGCCCTCATCGGGGTCATGCCCCTGGCCTCGGTCGACGGGCAGGCGCTGAAATTCCCTGATATACGCCTTGCCCTTTTGCAGTGATGCCGTTATAATGACGCCTTAGAGAGAGTTATTATGAATAAGAATATTTATTCTTTATTGTTTATCCTGTGCCTTGTCTGTCCGGCGCGCGTTGGGGCGCAGGAGGAGCCGGTGGACGCGGTATGGCTTTTGACCCTGGACACCATCAAGGCCGAATCCAGCCAATTGATGGCGCAAAATACCCGGTTGAACGCTGACTATCATGCACTTCTTGAGGAGACCGATCAGTTGAATGCTTCTATTGAAGGGCAGGGCGGGAAAAACGCAGCGCTGGCCGATTTTTTAAAGACCAGGCATGGCCGCAGCGACCAGCAGGTCCGTATCCAGGAACTGGAGAGGCAGATCAAGGCGTCCCGTCGGGGTGCGTCCAAGCCAGAAAATGAACTGGACCGTTTGCGTCAAG
Protein-coding sequences here:
- a CDS encoding YkgJ family cysteine cluster protein is translated as MIEQLKQFVPSPVCLQCDGCCRFKSADSPWRPKLGPEESAGLALKITGKDWLDDDGHIRTLRHCGENLCRFFNPGDHTCQIYDNRPFECALYPFVLSRSSEGMDVYVHLSCPYVQDTEGSAVLDGYIGYLKEYFQTPAVLDFLKRNAALLHDYSIFFSELQHLFTIKDLRL
- a CDS encoding phosphatidylglycerol lysyltransferase domain-containing protein; amino-acid sequence: MILTQDLLAHKPLFDFFLARDERRVSCYHFSSVFAWQDFFRFTFEVIHDRLCVFAHQPQGCFLYTPPVGGGLDIATVEECFKRMGKNRLARVENICDNQLPALVCKEYNSRHKADEYIYRRQDIAGLRGNAYKSRRHDVNLAVRQYPIFEQYEDRYYQGCIALYERWAAQRARCRDEDVHRAMLEDNRRVHALVIAHAGALGLIGRVVIIDGEVAAYTFGYPQNDHTFCVLFEVADLARPGLASYIFNRLCADEALGPFEFVNAMDDFGMPGVARAKELFHPVLKVALYTLTEI
- a CDS encoding 3'-5' exonuclease, whose product is MKIHSAEIVVFDVETTGLFPQDGDRIVEIAAMKVKGGKVVDQFYSLVNPKRPIPPEATNINQITEDMVADAPTADTVLPNLIDFISGGCVAGHNARFDMGFLCYELSLFGRRLKDDTPVVDTLKMAKGLLPYLSSYKLSYLARSLGVTVTQTHRAMADVELTVAVLLRMMEMAADKNADDVGTFLTKFGVEKPLFKLVQVAQDSLF
- a CDS encoding anthranilate synthase component I family protein, yielding MDLLHRTLPLKAGAFEIFAAFKDRPYAFFLDSGIQTPAGRFSFIGFSPSSIIEGHLLQDLGRLRAAFDKHKVQAKDFPHPLPGGMVGYIGYDRRFFFGFYDTIIGIDHAAGAIHVTSTGSPQRLQEILRLLDNPPVIPSRPVLPPLELTSNFDKDGYAAIVRRALEHIRAGDIYQINLSREIRASGTGIDPMAVYGALRRISPSDHSAYFTDGKNHILSSSPEQFIAVNGRRVRVRPMKGTRPRGQTPVEDARFRRQLETSAKEIAELLMVTDLERNDLGRVCDYGSVRVSEMRAIEEYATVFQATSTVEGTLHRGCDGFDVLKACFPSGSVTGCPKIAAMTIIERLETAGRGSYTGALGYMSFTGDMDFNVLIRTLIVAPDGITFNVGGGIVADSDPFMEYEETVLKARAMAKALGMP
- a CDS encoding aminotransferase class IV, producing the protein MTIFLDGKYIQPDDQLLDDLTPGRRRLRGVFETMRARQGRIIFCDEHLRRLSDGLKCLGLEDPLSRRRWKNVLRRLLEQGPCAHSRVRILVWREGRCLRYAAMALKYEPPPMSQYRRGIRVVTAATRRRASLRHARVKSLDYFLFADAYQRAAALGFDEALLLNAQGHVFEASRANIFVLHNGVLLTPPLGSGCLDGIMRGRVIRQALRHKILVRERSLTAKDVIHSDGAFITNALIGVMPLASVDGQALKFPDIRLALLQ